In Armatimonadota bacterium, the following proteins share a genomic window:
- a CDS encoding DUF1559 domain-containing protein — protein sequence MLRVKQNRKGFTLIELLVVIAIIAILAAILFPVFARARQAAQRSSCLNNLKQIGLAIHNYTSDWDDKFPLVSGFGPVLDNNTAFKAELASDGQTWFGNNTRKCYSNVNSDALWLQHLVLQYVKSQGIFVCPSITINGDWNAAGTTIRWAENVWTGNDTGDVRPTTIPSTANNTDLATTYFFNAVVKNGNVRKKVAGQSVAEAERVSDAPLLWDGVSGSGAAGEVQFAHTESINVLYADGHAKNFDVPNPQDPNWVQTNINGTFWAREGWKGWGID from the coding sequence ATGCTACGCGTGAAGCAGAATAGGAAGGGCTTCACTCTGATCGAGCTGCTCGTCGTCATTGCAATCATAGCCATCCTAGCAGCGATTCTTTTCCCGGTATTCGCAAGAGCGAGACAGGCAGCACAGAGAAGCTCCTGCTTGAACAACCTCAAGCAGATCGGCCTTGCAATCCACAACTACACGAGTGACTGGGACGACAAGTTCCCGCTCGTATCCGGCTTTGGACCGGTCCTGGACAACAACACCGCGTTCAAGGCGGAACTTGCCAGCGACGGACAGACATGGTTCGGGAACAACACCCGCAAGTGCTACTCGAACGTCAACTCCGACGCCCTCTGGCTCCAGCACCTGGTACTCCAGTACGTCAAGAGCCAGGGAATCTTCGTATGCCCCAGCATCACCATCAACGGCGACTGGAACGCTGCCGGCACCACGATCCGGTGGGCCGAGAACGTCTGGACCGGCAATGACACCGGCGACGTGAGGCCGACGACTATTCCCAGCACGGCCAACAACACCGACCTCGCGACCACCTACTTCTTCAACGCGGTCGTGAAGAACGGCAACGTCCGCAAGAAGGTCGCCGGGCAGAGCGTGGCTGAGGCTGAGAGAGTCTCCGACGCTCCTCTCCTCTGGGACGGCGTGTCCGGTTCCGGCGCCGCCGGCGAAGTTCAGTTCGCTCACACGGAGAGCATCAACGTGCTCTACGCCGACGGGCATGCGAAGAACTTCGACGTGCCGAACCCGCAGGACCCGAACTGGGTGCAGACGAACATCAACGGCACCTTCTGGGCCAGAGAAGGCTGGAAGGGCTGGGGGATAGACTAG
- a CDS encoding LCP family protein yields the protein MDSPVSTPQNGSSSRRKTRVNRKRLLSAVVMLLVLASGAAYYLCKSSPTVCDAVSLMLAGIDKPEEAFPGQDGVNILIMGHDVDRDPRGRVVETPGRTDTMILARVDFRNRCANLLSLPRDTLVRVPGYKGKRRISYANAYGGPELSCRTVFSFLGVQPDYYVLVGFDGFKKAIDMAGGLEINVDKQLDYDDNWGDLHIHLKPGKQLLNGDQAIGFVRYRQSNDGRGDSDFVRIERQQEFFRAAKARLSDPKVMFRSPRILDRIRSDTKTNLKTNQIACLAQFIRSVPQASIRTETLPALDGGGAFVRADMDAAQELIRGMFPQDGNNPVGAERRPM from the coding sequence TTGGACTCTCCGGTCAGCACGCCTCAGAACGGAAGCTCTTCCCGTCGGAAGACGCGAGTCAACCGCAAGCGCCTGCTCTCCGCGGTCGTGATGCTGCTGGTTCTCGCGTCGGGCGCGGCATACTACCTCTGCAAGTCGTCTCCCACCGTGTGCGACGCCGTGAGCCTCATGCTCGCAGGCATAGACAAGCCGGAGGAAGCGTTCCCCGGGCAGGATGGGGTGAATATCCTCATCATGGGCCACGACGTGGACCGCGACCCCAGGGGGCGGGTGGTTGAGACCCCCGGCAGGACCGACACGATGATCCTGGCCCGGGTGGACTTCCGCAATCGGTGCGCGAACCTGCTTTCCCTGCCGAGGGACACGCTGGTCCGCGTACCGGGCTACAAGGGCAAGCGCCGAATCAGCTACGCCAATGCATACGGCGGCCCCGAACTGTCCTGCCGGACGGTTTTCAGCTTCCTGGGCGTCCAGCCGGACTACTACGTGCTGGTCGGGTTCGACGGGTTCAAGAAGGCGATAGACATGGCCGGCGGGCTCGAGATCAATGTGGACAAGCAGCTCGACTACGACGACAACTGGGGCGATCTGCACATCCACCTGAAACCGGGGAAGCAGCTGCTGAACGGCGACCAGGCCATCGGATTCGTGCGGTACCGGCAGTCGAACGACGGCAGGGGCGACTCGGATTTCGTTCGGATCGAACGCCAGCAGGAGTTCTTCCGGGCGGCCAAGGCCCGCCTGTCCGATCCCAAGGTCATGTTCAGGTCCCCGAGGATCCTGGACAGAATAAGATCGGACACCAAGACGAATCTCAAGACCAATCAAATCGCGTGCCTGGCGCAGTTCATCCGGTCCGTCCCGCAGGCCTCGATACGCACCGAGACGCTGCCGGCGCTCGACGGCGGAGGCGCCTTCGTGAGGGCGGACATGGACGCCGCGCAGGAGTTGATACGCGGGATGTTCCCGCAGGACGGCAATAACCCGGTCGGGGCCGAGCGCCGTCCGATGTGA
- a CDS encoding 8-oxoguanine DNA glycosylase, translating into MESPAEPTYARMRVAPEELDLAHTLTPGQSFRWRSDDLGRWTGVVGRKVVRIWREGPDLLFEMFPGPPDERVIRDYFRLEVSLADVLAGFPDDEHLSRAASRFPGLRVLRQDPEETLLSYACSPANSVRRIVTSIEEMCRRHGDLISVLDGREWYSFPTAERLLCAGPGDLAGPCGLCFRGRKLCSAAGRIVERPKGWAASLRSASYDDARAELIRIEGIGPKIADCALLFSLDKDEACPADTHIRQVAARHYGLDLPQKSFTPRVYQQIVDFFQSRFGAYAGWAQEYLFYDDLLGRR; encoded by the coding sequence GTGGAATCGCCCGCCGAGCCGACATACGCAAGGATGAGAGTCGCGCCGGAAGAACTCGATCTGGCTCATACGCTCACCCCGGGCCAGTCGTTCCGCTGGCGGAGCGACGATCTCGGGCGGTGGACGGGAGTCGTCGGGCGGAAGGTCGTCCGGATATGGCGCGAGGGACCGGACCTACTCTTCGAGATGTTTCCCGGCCCGCCTGACGAGCGGGTCATACGGGACTATTTCCGGCTCGAGGTCAGCCTGGCGGACGTGCTTGCCGGCTTCCCGGACGACGAACACCTGAGCCGGGCAGCGTCGCGGTTTCCAGGGCTGAGGGTGCTTCGTCAGGATCCGGAGGAGACTCTTCTCTCGTACGCCTGCAGCCCGGCGAACTCGGTGCGGCGCATCGTTACTTCCATCGAGGAGATGTGCAGGCGGCACGGCGACCTGATCTCAGTCCTCGACGGCCGCGAGTGGTACTCGTTCCCGACGGCGGAGCGCCTGCTCTGCGCCGGGCCGGGCGACCTCGCGGGGCCCTGCGGCCTCTGTTTCCGGGGTCGGAAGCTCTGCTCGGCGGCGGGTCGCATCGTCGAGCGCCCGAAGGGGTGGGCCGCGTCGCTCCGATCGGCGTCATACGACGACGCGCGCGCCGAGCTGATCCGGATCGAGGGCATCGGCCCGAAGATCGCCGACTGCGCGCTGCTGTTCTCGCTCGACAAAGACGAGGCCTGCCCGGCCGATACGCACATCCGGCAGGTCGCGGCGAGGCACTACGGCCTCGATCTCCCTCAGAAATCGTTCACCCCGAGGGTCTACCAGCAGATAGTGGACTTCTTCCAGTCGAGGTTCGGCGCCTACGCAGGCTGGGCCCAGGAATACCTATTTTACGACGACCTGCTCGGGAGAAGATGA